The following proteins come from a genomic window of Leishmania donovani BPK282A1 complete genome, chromosome 4:
- a CDS encoding RNA pseudouridylate synthase-like protein codes for MRAAWAATVSRRRSHIACGSSSSPLWALQPRRASSVHRGRVSQATSGASSNTSSSHASNRRGRRPKRGQPNARHIAPAAETRFSASSHRMGCGHIADRVKRRRQLEDAIHAAQAFRSWCVMHAPCTQAAVGASVSATAALRPGELSPSHAPVLHRVGGSVATLADIGYEEGANSRTARHHLGFSPPTAPTTNPPLTAGGAVPLTERRMLEHYAVLLHNVRAAATRVATSDYHRFYAAVVEELLAASKSGGGGGAFSVPRSVVWQDAAASTYHGESGEDATAQAERRLAAWASYWYKDLKQWHSRHGTHTPGAGNAVDAQQMLLHGELWQDVLDGGDGIIGTREEDKSMAVLLLQGQWRAAIDSLLEADATPPRSASAAAMEPNGSSTTASQRPSVAELFSTASVRRRHRVPWRPSSHRGSANSSSSTLPPLPRRLALAPVTPAELRLLRHPPSPGLRVLPHSIASKVQQAGCRERPAGEEVAAAPSLLLEAAAAAEVAGGRATGIPPMCVVRLRRRLWVLQHLPRHLPASLVRFQEPRRPSLRAGGGSGREVRSGAIPHAHLLRSHALEKLPWYTLCVLGEVLEASGNGGSTVATVLRNARTHMCAALFLSVHADYAALHDYAHTLFLTLGSSMVARAVVARQRQRGRSDGDAAVTVFESAFAQTAIALLQPPPPEAYAAAGLSPRPASSSGNAADFLARSSSARTPSSSTDITDVHVVPPRVFRRLCAAVQDWRNYHLSLYCETLSQIADSDGMALRELARVLAAQPHGEDALQEEVAVVLAPESAAAIVTALLLQLLDQLSRPSASPSSTTARAPLSFLSNAPRTAGAHASAGCDPQGASPSLPPLPPVLCFSVPHDKAHAVASYFKGIFHPSFFRRVVTAAPCTNGDECQLGDDGAAATSTITTTITTGARTADEENGKASALPSFVLPPAEWERNAAARLVGRTLRRLDRYPTRTTEAFFARYVRGDDVHSKREVGEEGGSEAAAAQSSSTTVAPPLAMSLFVVNLQAAVDHWRERHRSPILGVPPPASSHAQQQEQVSLPAQPSVSAARDGRTADTKSAATAAATPAGAEASLTETGKDGLPGPIVLLASPRMLPHGLHAVYKPAGVNCTLHAHYPSLVYPFLTRELPWRARGAVAADGSDRNRGAGASSSPAPCVPVLRQQGLVNRIDVGTSGVVLVARTAAALHSAADAMIREHHMRKTYRALVQRWPPFSSSSSSSASTVPCGDDSAATAPLFSVSPFLSPMASAVVCAPVYAAGATASSIRRRSALPLSHGRQLQPPGQPSADALAASRASSTLSWSSSVHVSPSSLENVHQQYATLHAALQDQRNAITRYRVLEYFASAGVAYVQVELRSGRRHQIRQHFAQLGFPLVGDARYHAGVVAGHAGTTFGMQRAALHAYTVDILATTDSDGLASGEEVPDRVVVQAALPADMHRALLALRQAEQAKSGQQQQQRQPQQPRG; via the coding sequence ATGCGGGCGGCTtgggcggcgacggtgtctCGGCGCCGGTCGCACATTGCGTGCGGAAGCTCCTCATCGCCGCTGTGGgcactgcagccgcggcgtgcCTCTTCCGTACATCGTGGCCGCGTCTCACAAGCGACGTCCGGCGCGTCATCGAATACGTCCTCAAGCCACGCATCGAATCGCCGTGGGCGTCGCCCCAAGAGAGGTCAGCCGAATGCGCGGCACATCGCTCCGGCAGCGGAGACTCGGTTCTCCGCCAGTTCCCATCGCATGGGATGCGGCCACATCGCCGACCGTGTCAAGAGACGCCGTCAGCTCGAAGACGCCATCCACGCCGCGCAGGCGTTCCGTAGCTGGTGTGTCATGCATGCACCATGCACGCAAGCCGCGGTGGGGGCATCCGTGTCGGCAaccgctgcgctgcgacCCGGTGaactctccccctcccatgCACCGGTGCTGCACCGGGTTGGCGGTAGTGTCGCCACGCTTGCAGACATCGGGTATGAAGAAGGCGCCAACAGCCGTACCGCACGGCACCACCTCGGCTTTAGCCCACCGACGGCACCCACCACAAACCCTCCCCTCACGGCGGGTGGGGCGGTACCGCTGACGGAGCGCCGCATGCTGGAGCACTACGCggtcctcctccacaacgtacgcgcagccgccacacGGGTCGCCACGTCGGACTACCACCGCTTTTACGCCGCGGTAGTAGAAGAACTGCTGGCTGCGTCTAAGtctggtggcggcggtggtgccttCTCGGTGCCACGCTCCGTGGTGTGGCAggatgctgctgcatcaACATACCATGGAGAAAGCGGAGAAGACGCTACGGCGCAGGCCGAACGTCGCCTTGCCGCGTGGGCATCGTACTGGTACAAGGATCTGAAGCAGTGGCACTCGCGCCACGGCACGCATACCCCTGGTGCGGGTAACGCTGTTGACGCCCAGCAGATGCTGCTCCACGGCGAGCTCTGGCAGGACGTGCTtgacggtggcgatggtATTATAGGAACACGAGAGGAAGACAAGTCtatggcggtgctgctgctgcagggacAGTGGCGAGCCGCCATCGACAGCCTTCTTGAAGCTGACGCAACACCGCCCCGCTCCGCATCTGCCGCAGCGATGGAGCCGAACGGCAGCTCCACTACAGCCTCCCAACGGCCGTCCGTCGCGGAACTCTTCTCCACGGCgtcggtgcggcgccggcaccgcgtGCCGTGGAGACCCTCATCTCACCGAGGCTCTGCGAactcgtccagcagcacgcttccgccgctgccgcggcggcttgCCCTTGCCCCCGTGACGCCGGCAGAGCTGCGCTTACTTCGACATCCGCCGTCGCCCGGGttgcgcgtgctgccgcacTCGATAGCTTCTAAAGTGCAGCAAGCGGGGTGCCGGGAGCGTCCTGCAGGGGAGGAagtagcggcagcgccatcgctgctgttggaggcggccgcggctgcggaggTGGCAGGCGGCCGTGCCACAGGCATCCCGCCGATGTGTGTGGTCCGCCTGCGGCGTCGTCTAtgggtgctgcagcacctcccgCGCCACCTCCCAGCCTCTCTCGTCCGCTTCCAGGAACCGCGACGGCCAtcgctgcgcgccggcggcggcagtggtcGCGAGGTGCGGAGTGGGGCAATCCCTcacgcgcacctccttcgcagccacgcgctggagaagctgcCGTGGTACACGCTCTGCGTGCTTGGCGAGGTGTTGGAGGCGAGTGGGAACGGCGGCTCAACCGtcgcgacggtgctgcgcaacgcacgcacgcacatgtgcgcTGCGCTCTTCCTCAGCGTGCACGCCGACTACGCGGCCCTGCACGACTACGCACACACCCTCTTTCTCacgctcggcagcagcatggTCGCGCGCGCGGTCGTCGCTCGACAACGACAGCGAGgacgcagcgacggcgacgcggccgtcACCGTGTTCGAGAGTGCCTTTGCGCAGACGGCCATCGCTCTGCttcagccaccgccgccggaggCGTACGCGGCGGCCGGGCTGTCGCCAAGGcccgcctcttcttccgGCAATGCGGCTGACTTTCTCGCGAGATCGTCGTCAGCGCGGACGCCAAGCTCCAGCACGGACATCACCGACGTTCACGTGGTGCCACCTCGTGTGtttcgccgcctctgcgccgccgtgcaggaCTGGCGCAACTACCACCTCTCGCTGTACTGTGAAACGCTAAGCCAAATTGCAGACAGCGACGGTATGGCGCTACGCgagctggcgcgcgtgctggcagcgcagccgcacggCGAGGATGCTCTACAAGAGGAAGTGGCTGTGGTGCTGGCGCCAGAGAGCGCGGCCGCCATCGTCACGgctctcctgctgcagctcctcgatcAGCTGTCACGACCGTCAGCGTCGCCCTCGTCAACGACGGCACGTGCCCCGCTATCCTTTCTGTCCAACGCACctcgcaccgccggcgcacacgccagcgccggaTGCGACCCGCAGGGTGCAtcgccctcccttcccccactGCCGCCGGTCCTTTGTTTCAGTGTGCCGCACGACAAGGCGCACGCGGTGGCCAGCTACTTCAAGGGCATCTTCCATCCGTCTTTCTTCAGGCgcgtggtgacggcggcgccgtgcacaaATGGAGACGAGTGCCAGTTGggtgacgacggcgccgcggccacatctaccatcaccaccacgaTCACGACGGGTGCCCGCACGGCAGACGAAGAGAACGGTAAGgcatcggcgctgccgtcctttGTTTTGCCGCCGGCCGAGTGggagcgcaacgccgccgcgcgccttGTCGGTcgcacgctgcggcgcctcgaCCGCTACCCGACGCGCACAACGGAAGCCTTCTTCGCCCGCTACGTGCGTGGCGACGATGTGCACTCGAAGAGGGAGGttggtgaggaggggggctccgaagcagccgcagcccagTCGTCTTCGACGACGGTTGCGCCTCCGCTCGCCATGAGCCTCTTTGTGGTGAATCTGCAAGCTGCAGTGGATCACTGGCGtgagcgccaccgcagccccaTCCTCGGTGTTCCACCCCCAGCGTCAAGtcacgcacagcagcaggagcaggtgTCCCTACCGGCTCAGCCATCCGTGAGCGCAGCACGAGACGGGCGCACAGCCGACACAAAATCGGCCGCTaccgcagcggccacgcCCGCGGGCGCGGAGGCCTCGTTGACGGAAACTGGCAAGGATGGCTTACCTGGCCCCATCGTTTTGCTTGCGTCCCCACGGATGCTCCCGCACGGACTGCACGCGGTCTACAAGCCTGCCGGCGTGAACTGCACCCTGCACGCGCACTACCCGTCCCTCGTCTACCCGTTTCTCACTCGCGAGCTGCCCtggagggcgagaggggcgGTAGCGGCGGATGGCAGCGACAGGAATCGTGGAGCTGGTGCGTCGTCCTCCCCAGCCCCCTGCGTGCCGGTGCTTCGTCAGCAGGGCCTCGTAAACCGCATTGACGTGGGCACGAGCGGCGTCGTCCTTGTTGctcgcaccgctgccgcgctgcacagCGCGGCCGACGCGATGATACGAGAGCATCACATGCGCAAGACGTATCGTGCGCTCGTACAACGGTGGCCTCCcttctcgtcctcgtcctcgtccagcGCGTCCACAGTGCCGTGCGGCGATGAcagcgcagcaacggcgccgctctTTAGCGTGTCGCCCTTCTTGTCCCCGATGGCGAGCGCCGTTGTGTGCGCACCGGTGTACGCGGCTGGCGCCACGGCGTCCTCGATCCGCCGGCGTTCAGCACTGCCGCTGAGTCATGGTCGCCAACTTCAGCCGCCCGGGCAACCAAGTGCCGATGCGCTCGCAGCCTCTCGCGCCAGCTCGACTCTGTCGTGGTCATCGAGCGTAcacgtctctccctcctccttagAGAACGTGCATCAGCAGTACGCCACCCTGCACGCCGCTCTACAGGACCAGCGGAATGCCATCACGCGCTACCGCGTACTCGAGTACTTCGCGTCTGCCGGAGTCGCCTACGTgcaggtggagctgcgcagcgggcggcggcatcaGATACGGCAGCATTTTGCGCAGCTCGGCTTCCCTCTTGTTGGTGATGCTCGCTACCACGCCGGGGTAGTCGCAGGCCACGCGGGAACGACGTTCGGGATGCAGCGAGCTGCGCTCCACGCCTACACGGTTGACATCCTCGCCACCACAGACAGCGACGGCCTGGcgagcggcgaggaggtgcccGACCGCGTggtggtgcaggcggcgctgccagccGACATGCATCGCGCTCTGCTTGCACTTCGGCAAGCGGAACAAGCCAAGTCgggtcagcagcagcagcagcggcaaccaCAGCAACCTCGTGGCTGA